From one Acinonyx jubatus isolate Ajub_Pintada_27869175 chromosome B1, VMU_Ajub_asm_v1.0, whole genome shotgun sequence genomic stretch:
- the SMIM20 gene encoding small integral membrane protein 20 isoform X2 — MSRNLRTALIFGGFISLIGAAFYPIYFRPLMRLEEYHSAVFLHFQRVAHMTMRKSKP, encoded by the exons ATGTCCCGGAACCTGCGCACCGCGCTCATCTTCGGCGGCTTCATCTCCCTGATCGGCGCCGCCTTCTACCCTATCTACTTCCGGCCCCTAATGCGGCTGGAGGAGTACC ATTCTGCtgtcttccttcattttcagCGGGTTGCTCACATGACAATG